The following are encoded in a window of Lynx canadensis isolate LIC74 chromosome B1, mLynCan4.pri.v2, whole genome shotgun sequence genomic DNA:
- the FGA gene encoding fibrinogen alpha chain: MFSLKIFCLALSVVGTVWTGDVQEGEFIAGGGGVRGPRIVEGHHSVCKETDWPFCSDEDWNYKCPSGCRMKGLIDEVNQDFTNRINKLQNSLFDYQKNNKDSSLLTGNVMELVRGDFATGNNNDNTFSQVSEDLRSRIAILKRKVLEQVQHIQLLQKNVRDQLIDMKRLEVDIDIKIRSCQGSCSRALERRTDLKYYEDQQKQLEQVIAKDLLPSRDTQYLPLLKMRTAPDMIPGEYKHQLQKAPAEWKALMETQQMKITLERSGTDGNAPGDSVPHGTGSVPESPRNPGSSTPGSSGTWNPGSSGPGSSGAWNPGSSGPGSSGPGSSGAWNPGSSGPGSSGAWNPGSSGPGSSGPGSSGAWNPGSSGPGSGSTWDAGSSGVSSVGTWNTESASSWSSGSTGTGSGGSWSSGTPQPGSFRPDSLGHGDTRPTKQEWGTFEEVSGSVSPGTKKEYHTGKLVTSKGDKELLIGNEKVTSGSTTTTRRSCSKTVTKTVIGPDGRKEVIKEVVNSEDGSDCDLSHAFSGSLGDLHSRHPDLASFFESASTGSKFSSVLTPTLREFESMGSESDIFTRLGEHELPSSGKTSTHSKQLVTTSKTYNRGDSTFESKGFKVAGEAGSEEEHEVLRGAYTTKRGHARARPARDCDDVLQTHPAGAQSGIFNIKLPGSSKIFSVYCDQETSLGGWLLIQQRMDGSLNFNRTWQDYKRGFGSLDDKGEGEFWLGNEYLHLLTLRGSVLRVELEDWAGNLAYAEYHLRVGSEAEGYPLQVSSYEGTAGDALIEGSVEEGTEYTSHAGMQFSTYDRDADLWEENCAEVYGGGWWYNSCQAANLNGIYYPGGSYDPRNNSPYEIENGVVWVPFRGADYSLRAVRMKIRPLVTHSEQK, encoded by the exons ATGTTTTCCCTGAAGATCTTTTGCCTGGCCCTGAGTGTGGTGGGCACAGTCTGG ACTGGAGATGTCCAGGAAGGTGAATTTATagctggaggaggaggtgtgCGTGGCCCAAGAATTGTGGAAGGACATCACTCTGTGTGCAAAGAGACAGACTGGCCCTTCTGCTCTGATGAAGACTGG AACTACAAATGCCCTTCTGGCTGCAGGATGAAAGGGTTAATCGATGAAGTCAATCAAGATTTTACAAACAGAATTAATAAGCTCCAAAATTCACTATTTGATTATCAGAAGAACAATAAGGACTCTAGTTTACTGACAGGGAATGTAATGGAACTTGTGAGAGGGGATTTTGCCACCGGTAACA acaATGATAATACATTTAGCCAAGTGTCAGAAGATCTGAGAAGCAGAATTGCGATCCTGAAGCGCAAAGTCTTGGAACAAGTACAGCATATCCAACTTCTGCAGAAAAATGTCAGGGATCAACTGATAGATATGAAACGACTGGAG gTGGACATTGATATTAAGATCCGATCTTGCCAAGGGTCGTGCAGTAGGGCTTTAGAACGTAGGACAGATCTAAAGTACTACGAAGATCAGCAGAAGCAACTTGAACAAGTCATTGCCAAAGACTTACTTCCCTCTAGAGATACGCAATATTTACCACTGCTGAAAATGCGCACAGCTCCAGATATGATTCCTGGGGAGTACAAGCACCAGCTTCAGAAGGCCCCTGCAGAGTGGAAGGCACTCATGGAAACGCAGCAGATGAAAATAACGTTAGAGAGGTCTGGTACAGATGGGAATGCCCCAGGAGACTCTGTACCGCATGGAACGGGATCAGTGCCTGAAAGCCCTAGAAATCCTGGGAGCTCCACACCTGGAAGTTCTGGCACTTGGAACCCTGGGAGCTCCGGACCTGGAAGCTCAGGTGCTTGGAACCCTGGGAGCTCTGGACCTGGAAGCTCCGGACCTGGAAGCTCGGGCGCTTGGAACCCTGGGAGCTCTGGACCTGGAAGCTCGGGCGCTTGGAACCCCGGGAGCTCCGGACCTGGAAGCTCCGGACCTGGAAGCTCGGGCGCTTGGAACCCCGGGAGCTCCGGACCTGGCAGTGGCAGCACCTGGGACGCCGGCAGCTCTGGAGTTAGCAGTGTGGGTACTTGGAACACGGAGAGTGCCAGCTCTTGGAGCTCTGGGAGCACTGGAACTGGCAGTGGCGGCTCTTGGAGCTCTGGAACTCCTCAGCCTGGAAGTTTTAGGCCAGATAGCTTAGGGCATGGGGACACCAGGCCTACCAAGCAAGAGTGGGGCACGTTTGAAGAGGTGTCAGGAAGTGTATCTCCAGGGACAAAGAAAGAGTACCACACGGGCAAACTGGTCACTTCTAAAGGAGATAAAGAGCTTCTTATTGGTAATGAGAAGGTCACCTCTGGTAGCACGACCACCACTCGTCGTTCATGCTCTAAAACTGTCACTAAGACAGTTATAGGTCCTGATGGTCGCAAAGAAGTGATCAAAGAAGTGGTAAACTCCGAAGATGGTTCTGATTGTGACTTGTCCCATGCTTTTTCTGGTAGCCTAGGGGATCTCCATTCTAGACACCCTGACTTGGCGAGTTTCTTTGAATCTGCCTCAACTGGAAGCAAATTTTCGAGTGTACTCACACCTACCTTAAGAGAGTTTGAAAGTATGGGCTCGGAATCTGACATATTCACGCGCTTAGGGGAACACGAGCTCCCTTCCAGTGGTAAAACTTCAACTCACAGCAAACAGTTGGTAACCACTAGTAAGACTTACAACAGAGGAGACTCCACATTTGAAAGCAAGGGCTTTAAAGTGGCAGGTGAGGCCGGAAGTGAAGAGGAACACGAAGTCCTCAGAGGAGCATATACCACCAAAAGAGGCCATGCTAGAGCTCGCCCTGCCAGAG actgtGATGATGTCCTCCAAACACATCCTGCAGGTGCCCAAAGTGGTATTTTCAATATCAAGCTACCCGGATCCAGTAagattttttctgtttattgtgATCAAGAGACCAGTTTGGGAGGATGGCTTTTGATCCAGCAAAGAATGGATGGATCACTGAATTTTAACCGGACCTGGCAAGACTACAAGAGAGGTTTCGGCAGTCTGGATGACAAGGGGGAAGGAGAATTCTGGCTAGGCAATGAATACCTCCACTTACTGACCCTAAGGGGCTCTGTCCTTCGGGTTGAATTAGAGGACTGGGCTGGGAATCTGGCTTATGCAGAATATCACTTGAGGGTAGGCTCTGAGGCAGAAGGCTATCCCCTGCAGGTCTCCTCCTATGAGGGCACAGCAGGCGATGCTCTGATTGAGGGTTCCGTAGAGGAAGGAACAGAGTATACTTCTCATGCTGGCATGCAGTTCAGCACCTATGACAGGGATGCAGACCTGTGGGAAGAGAACTGCGCAGAAGTCTACGGAGGAGGTTGGTGGTACAACAGCTGCCAAGCAGCCAATCTCAATGGCATCTACTACCCTGGGGGCTCCTATGACCCAAGGAACAACAGTCCTTATGAGATTGAGAATGGAGTGGTCTGGGTTCCCTTCAGAGGTGCAGATTATTCCCTCAGGGCTGTTCGCATGAAAATCAGGCCCCTGGTGACCCACTCGGAGCAGAAGTGA